In Pseudobacteroides sp., the DNA window AGGGAAATAAGAAGAGAGTATCCGCAACTGGATTTCTTGTATTACCCACTGTTATAATACTGGCGTTTGTAGGGATATTCGTAAAATACAACCTTCAGGAGTTTGGGAATATGCCGGTAAGGCAGGTTTCAGGTGCAGATATATCAAAGTATACAATAGAATTATCAGTTGATATTAGCAATAAAGAGTCAGTTGCTCCGGTATATAAGTATCCTAATAGTTGGGATAAGGAGTTTGCCATATCGGAAGCTCAAAAGGTGATGAAGGACTTAAATTTGCCTGCTTTCAAAAGTTATTTAATTCAAGGCGAAGATATATTTTTTAATTTTGAAAATAGTTCCCATTGCAGTTTTACATGGGATAGATCAAATGGAGCATGGGATTATGCTAACCATGCAGTTGAAAGGGATAATGAGAAAGTTACTTTAACTGATGATGAAAAGTATAAAATTGCTTTAGAATTTGCTAAAAGTCATAATATTTTATTGAATGATGCTATATGGGATTCCACTAGTAAGTATAATATTACTTTTAAAATAAATCCCGATACATATGGTAAAACTAAAATGAGATCAGGGCAAGTTGTATTTGATATTTCAAATGATGGCGTAATAAGCGGTATCAGACATGAAGTATATGAGAATAGCTTTGTAAGAAATGTAAATATTATTAGTCCCCAAAGTGCGTACCAAAAGGTCTTAAAAGGTAACTTTTATGATTGGCCGGACATGCCTGGTGGTAAGATAGAAATAAAGAATATAAAAATATCCTATTCATATGATACTAAAGGTTTTTATCAGCCGGTATATGAATTTACAGGAACGCTTAATGGTGAAAAATGGGGTACTTACGTTGCTGCCATGAAATAAGGCAGCATAAGGAGGGTTCATTTTGAAGAATGAAAAAACAAAGTCTTTAGAACAACGTGAAGAATTACTCAAAACATTGAAAGCCCGTTTTGAGAAAAACATGTACCGCCATAATGGTGTTGAATGGGCTAGGGTACAAGCTAAGCTGGAGGCTAATACTGAAAAACTCTGGTCACTCAATGAAATGGAAAGAACCGGCGGTGAACCGGATGTTGTTAGTTATGATAATAAGTCGGACGAATACATTTTTTATGATTGCTCAGCGGAAAGTCCTAAAGGCCGAAGGAATGTTTGTTATGACCGTGAAGGGCTGGAGTCAAGGAAAGAACACAAGCCGGAAAATAACGCAGTTGATATGGCAGCTAACATGGGCATTGAGCTTTTAACGGAAGAAC includes these proteins:
- a CDS encoding VanZ family protein, encoding MSFESIVQQLFQYVMPAPILVCIVLTLAGVGYFFIYKKLLKGNKTINKTKVILGIILIIYLMVVFGLTCNRGAGFVRTVNLKLFSSYIDAWNTFTVRAWQFIIFNIIMFIPLGILLPLLNRIFTKVRWILLAAFLTTLSIEALQLIAGLGFFELDDLFHNTLGGMIGYCILMFGYRMIKGNKKRVSATGFLVLPTVIILAFVGIFVKYNLQEFGNMPVRQVSGADISKYTIELSVDISNKESVAPVYKYPNSWDKEFAISEAQKVMKDLNLPAFKSYLIQGEDIFFNFENSSHCSFTWDRSNGAWDYANHAVERDNEKVTLTDDEKYKIALEFAKSHNILLNDAIWDSTSKYNITFKINPDTYGKTKMRSGQVVFDISNDGVISGIRHEVYENSFVRNVNIISPQSAYQKVLKGNFYDWPDMPGGKIEIKNIKISYSYDTKGFYQPVYEFTGTLNGEKWGTYVAAMK
- a CDS encoding DUF4256 domain-containing protein — encoded protein: MKNEKTKSLEQREELLKTLKARFEKNMYRHNGVEWARVQAKLEANTEKLWSLNEMERTGGEPDVVSYDNKSDEYIFYDCSAESPKGRRNVCYDREGLESRKEHKPENNAVDMAANMGIELLTEEQYRELQKLGNFDMKTSSWLQTPSYIRKLGGAIFADRRYDHVFVYHNSAPSYYSVRGFRGSLRV